The following nucleotide sequence is from Barnesiella viscericola DSM 18177.
TTGTTTATCCGGTAAAAAAGATAAGTTTGGTTAGATGGACGAAGGCCGGGACCTCTCTCCGCAAGGAGAGGCTCTGGCCTTTTGGTTTATTTAGGGGTGTGCTTGATTATTACTCGTTGCAGACCTTTGCATTGAAAAGAAGAAAGATATGTTCGGTAAAACATATTCAGGTAAACTTGATAGGCTTTACTCTCATTTTGCTATCTTTGTCTGTCTAAATAAAAGAAACAGAAATGGTCATCAATGTAATACTCCTGCTTGTAGGGTTGTTTTTGATATTGTCGGGAGCCAACTTTCTGACCGACGGGGCCGCTGCGTTGGCCAAGCGCTTTAATATTTCGTCGCTGGTGATAGGCCTTACGATTGTGGCCTTCGGGACCTCGGCTCCCGAGTTGACCGTGAGTGTGGTGTCGGCCATCAACGGTAGTGCCGAGTTGGCCATCGGTAATGTGGTGGGTAGCAACATCTTCAATATCCTCATGATTGTGGGAGTGACGGCTGTGGTGGCACCAATCCGTATTACTCGGGGAACCCTCACCAAAGAGATTCCGCTGGCTATCCTCTCGTCGGTGGTGGTGCTGATTTGTGCCAATGACCTCTTTCTGGGAACTGGTACCGAGAATGTAATCAACCGGGCCGACGGTCTGCTCATGCTCTGTTTCTTCTTGATATTCCTTGGCTATACGTTTGCCATCGCTCATAATCACAGTGACGAGGAGTCGGCCGAAATCAAGACGTTGCCCGTGTGGCGATGCGTGGTCTACATTGTAGGCGGATTGGCTGCCTTGATTTTCGGAGGGCGCCTGTTTGTCGACGGGTCGAGCGAGATAGCCCGTTCGCTGGGGGTAGGCGAGTCGATTATCGGTCTGACGCTGGTGGCCATGGGTACCTCGCTGCCCGAGTTGGCCACTTCGGTCGTGGCTGCCTTGAAGAAGAATCCCGAGATTGCCATTGGCAATGTGATAGGCTCCAACCTGTTTAATGTCTTTTTCGTGTTGGGAGCCAGTGCCACTATCTCACCTCTGCCTTTGGGCGGTATCACCAATTTCGACTTGCTCTATTTGTTGGGAGCCTCGCTGTTGATGTTCTTTGTGGGCAAGTATCACAAGGTGCGCATGATTACCCGAACCGAGGGTATAGTGATGATTGCCACCTATGTAGTGTATACGGGCTATCTCATTTACCAGCTATGAGATGATATTGGTTTTTAATGGCAGATAACAAGCACCAGTCCCGGTGAATGAGACGGGACTATCCCTCCTCATCGACGGTATGACAGGCCGTAAAGTGGAAATCGGCGGCAGCCTTCTCTTTGGAAAAACAGAAGTAAGTCAGCTCGCCCGAGGAGCAAAGTCGACCGTCGCAACGAATTTGAGCCGAGATAAAGGCAAAATTGTGGCGAATCTCTTTCAGTCGAGCCCGGATCTCCAATTGGGTACAGGTTCCCGTGGTGATCGGATTTTTGAACTTAACTTCCAGACTGGTAGTCATACCCAAGGTTTGTAGTTTGCGGGCTACGAGCCACCCTGCAATCTCGTCGATGAGCAGAGATTGTATGCCACCGTGCAGGGTGTGCAGCCACCCTTGATAGTTTTCGGTAGGGGTCCAAAAGGAGACGATGTCATCGCCGTCTTCGTAAAATTCCATTTTCAGCCCATAGGGATTATTAGGAGCACAGCCAAAACAGTTGTATCCATCTTTTTCAAGTTTAATCCAGGGATTGACAATCTTTTTCATTGTAAATGAGGTAAATTTTTATTCAAAGATA
It contains:
- a CDS encoding calcium/sodium antiporter, whose amino-acid sequence is MNVILLLVGLFLILSGANFLTDGAAALAKRFNISSLVIGLTIVAFGTSAPELTVSVVSAINGSAELAIGNVVGSNIFNILMIVGVTAVVAPIRITRGTLTKEIPLAILSSVVVLICANDLFLGTGTENVINRADGLLMLCFFLIFLGYTFAIAHNHSDEESAEIKTLPVWRCVVYIVGGLAALIFGGRLFVDGSSEIARSLGVGESIIGLTLVAMGTSLPELATSVVAALKKNPEIAIGNVIGSNLFNVFFVLGASATISPLPLGGITNFDLLYLLGASLLMFFVGKYHKVRMITRTEGIVMIATYVVYTGYLIYQL
- a CDS encoding PaaI family thioesterase, with protein sequence MKKIVNPWIKLEKDGYNCFGCAPNNPYGLKMEFYEDGDDIVSFWTPTENYQGWLHTLHGGIQSLLIDEIAGWLVARKLQTLGMTTSLEVKFKNPITTGTCTQLEIRARLKEIRHNFAFISAQIRCDGRLCSSGELTYFCFSKEKAAADFHFTACHTVDEEG